The following coding sequences lie in one Mus musculus strain C57BL/6J chromosome 11, GRCm38.p6 C57BL/6J genomic window:
- the Olfr385 gene encoding olfactory receptor 385, which produces MIKNNQTVISQFLLLGLPIPPEHQHLFYALFLAMYLTTVLGNLIIIILIILDFHLHTPIYLFLSNLSFSDLCFSSVTMPKLLQNMQSQDTTISYVGCLTQMYFPNVFANLENFLLMFMAYDRYVAICYPLRYTSIMSPILCVCMVFMSWLLTMLNSTLHTVLIVKLSFCEDNVIPHFFCDISAVLKLACSDIYINELTIFITGAFIIVIPFLLIVVSYVQIVCSILKFSSTRGIAKIFSTCGSHLSVVSLFYGTIIGLYLCPSTNNSTVKDTAMAMMYTVVTPMLNPFIYSLRNKDMKEALIRVLCKKEISL; this is translated from the coding sequence ATGATAAAGAACAACCAAACTGTCATCTCCCAGTTTCTTCTCCTGGGCCTGCCCATCCCCCCAGAGCACCAGCACCTGTTCTATGCCCTGTTCCTGGCCATGTACCTCACCACCGTCCTGGGgaacctcatcatcatcatcctcataATACTGGACTTCCATCTCCACACACCCATATACTTGTTTCTCAGCAACTTGTCATTCTCTGATCTCTGTTTTTCCTCTGTCACAATGCCCAAGTTGCTGCAGAACATGCAAAGCCAGGACACAACCATCTCCTATGTAGGTTGTCTGACACAAATGTACTTTCCAAATGTTTTTGCAAACCTAGAGAACTTTCTTCTTATGttcatggcctatgaccgctatgtggccatatGTTACCCTCTTCGTTATACCAGCATCATGAGTCCCATTCTCTGTGTTTGTATGGTGTTTATGTCCTGGTTACTTACCATGCTGAATTCCACATTGCACACTGTACTTATTGTTAAATTATCATTCTGTGAGGACAATGTGATCCCCCACTTTTTCTGTGACATATCTGCCGTTCTCAAGTTGGCCTGCTCTGACATTTATATTAATGAGCTAACGATATTTATCACGGGAGCATTCATTATTGTCATCCCATTCTTACTCATTGTTGTGTCCTATGTACAAATTGTCTGCTCCATTCTAAAGTTTTCATCTACACGGGGAATAGCCAAGATCTTTTCcacctgtggctcccacctgtctgtGGTCTCACTGTTCTATGGGACAATTATTGGTCTCTACTTATGCCCATCAACTAATAACTCTACTGTGAAGGACACTGCCATGGCTATGATGTACACAGTGGTGACTCCCATGCTGAATCCCTTCATCTACAGCCTGAGGAACAAAGATATGAAAGAGGCCCTGATTAGAGTCCTTTGCAAGAAGGAAATATCTTTATAA
- the Olfr384 gene encoding olfactory receptor 384, whose translation MIINNQTAIPQFILLGLPILPEQQQMFYALFLAMYLTTVLGNLIIIILIRLDSHLHTPMYLFLSNLSFSDLCFSSVTMPKLLQNIQSQDPSISYAGCLTQMYFFMVFANTENVLLVVMAYDRYVAICFPLHYTSIMSPKLCVSLVVLTWVFTVLYSMLHTLLLARLSFCEDNVITHFFCDISALLKLACSDTYINELMIFILGTLDTVVPFLLIVVSYVQIVCSILKFSTKQGIAKVFSTCGSHLSVVSLFYGTIIGVYLCPSANNSTVKEIVMALMYTVVTPMLNPFIYSLRNRDIKEALIRVLCKKQIPL comes from the coding sequence ATGATAATAAATAATCAGACTGCCATCCCTCAGTTCATCCTCCTGGGCCTGCCCATCCTCCCAGAGCAGCAGCAAATGTTCTATGCCCTGTTCCTGGCCATGTACCTCACCACTGTCCTGGGgaacctcatcatcatcatcctcattcGACTGGACTCCCAtctccacacacccatgtacttgtTTCTCAGCAACTTGTCCTTCTCTGATCTCTGCTTTTCCTCTGTCACAATGCCCAAATTGCTGCAGAACATTCAGAGCCAGGACCCATCCATCTCCTATGCCGGGTGCCTGACACAAATGTACTTTTTCATGGTTTTTGCAAACACAGAGAATGTTCTTCTTGTGgtcatggcctatgaccgctatgtggccatctgcttcCCTCTTCATTACACCAGCATCATGAGCCCTAAGCTCTGTGTGTCTCTGGTGGTGCTCACCTGGGTATTTACCGTTCTGTATTCCATGTTACACACCCTACTCTTGGCAAGATTGTCATTCTGTGAGGACAATGTAATCACCCACTTTTTCTGTGACATATCTGCCCTGCTCAAGTTGGCCTGCTCTGACACTTATATTAATGAACTAATGATATTTATCTTGGGAACACTTGATACTGTGGTGCCATTCTTACTCATTGTTGTTTCCTATGTACAAATTGTCTGCTCCATTCTAAAGTTTTCAACTAAACAGGGCATAGCCAAGGTCTTTTCcacctgtggctcccacctgtctgtGGTCTCACTGTTCTATGGGACAATTATTGGTGTCTACTTATGCCCATCAGCTAATAACTCTACTGTAAAGGAGATTGTCATGGCTCTGATGTACACAGTGGTGACTCCCATGCTGAATCCATTCATCTACAGTCTGAGAAACAGAGATATAAAAGAGGCCCTGATCAGAGTCCTATGTAAGAAGCAAATCCCCTTATAA